In one Gopherus evgoodei ecotype Sinaloan lineage chromosome 1, rGopEvg1_v1.p, whole genome shotgun sequence genomic region, the following are encoded:
- the LOC115645374 gene encoding protein FAM71F2-like, whose product MAGCRRFHASSGCSLFLADDPASGVHLGVEGGILCQLLRSPDYNLFPKSAVFESNFIQVTKQGNWVDIHNAPTLVTLGVTSSEPCLPLPNVLLIARLAVLGESPLGRADQPQEPSMALSRLLPLRYVRLSVQDSSRRLLRVQVVTGKVYYLRLHQAHPDAVFMLWSRLADILQRGLSITTKDPAIHVPHSLVLSVGSSSTSSPAQLVPDSQPPWGASRSVVARMGKRLSGTLSHLSGAALGKTEKDSSVQRR is encoded by the exons ATGGCCGGCTGCAGGCGCTTCCAtgcgagcagtggctgcagcctGTTCCTGGCTGATGATCCGGCCTCGGGCGTGCACCTCGGCGTGGAAGGTGGGATACTCTGCCAGCTCCTCCGCTCTCCAGATTACAACCTTTTCCCCAAGTCGGCAGTGTTTGAAAGTAATTTCATCCAG GTGACGAAGCAGGGGAACTGGGTGGATATCCATAACGCCCCCACACTGGTGACCCTGGGGGTGACGTCCTCAGAGCCCTGCCTACCCCTCCCCAATGTGCTCCTGATCGCCAGGCTCGCAGTGCTGGGAGAAAGCCCCCTCGGGAGGGCGGACCAGCCCCAGGAGCCCTCCATGGCCCTTAGCAG GCTTCTTCCGTTGAGGTACGTCAGACTGTCGGTGCAGGACAGCAGCCGGCGCCTGCTGCGGGTGCAGGTGGTCACGGGGAAGGTTTATTACCTGCGGCTGCACCAGGCACACCCTGACGCTGTGTTCATGCTCTGGAGCCGGCTGGCGGACATCCTGCAGCGGGGGCTCTCCATCACCACCAAGGACCCCGCCATCCACGTCCCGCACAGCCTGGTGCTCAGCGTGGGCAGCTCCTCCACCAGCTCCCCTGCACAG ctggtgCCTGATTCGCAGCCGCCCTGGGGAGCCAGTCGCAGCGTGGTGGCAAGGATGGGCAAGCGATTATCGGGGACACTCTCCCATCTCTCAGGAGCAGCCCTGGGGAAAACGGAGAAAGACAGCTCAGTCCAGAGAAGGTAA